In the Sander lucioperca isolate FBNREF2018 chromosome 24, SLUC_FBN_1.2, whole genome shotgun sequence genome, TAAAATTGTAATTATTATGTTTTTGAACTTTTTAAGGACCCACTGAGTATTACATCGTATACCATGTTTAGAGACTTCATTCATTTTCAGTGTTTAaacctgactgaggttctctggacTAGAGCTCCACTTCACAgagctaaatggtttctcttCTGTGTGGGTTCTCATGTGTCTATGTAAAGTTCTACTCActgtaaaagctttcttacagacGGAGCAGCTAAACGGTCTCTCTCcagtgtggattctcatgtgttgcTGCAAATGTCCACTCATTGTAAAAGTTTTCTTACAGAATGggcagctaaatggtttctctccagTGTGGGTTCTCATGTGCGCCTTTAAATGTCCCCTCTCTGTGAAAGCTTTCTTACAGACGGAGCAGCTAAAAGGTCTCTCTCcagtgtggattctcatgtgtgccTGTAAATTTTCCCTCATTGTAAAAGCTTtcctacagactgagcagctaaacGGTCTAtttcctgtgtggattctcatgtgtcttTGTAAATGTGCACGATCTGTAAAAGTGTTCTTACAGACGGAGCAGCTAaacggtttctctcctgtgtggattctcatgtgtttctgtaagtGTCCACCCTGTataaaagctttcttacagacGGAGCAGCTAAAAGGTCTCTCTCcagtgtggattctcatgtgtgccTGTAAATTTTCACTCATTGTAAAAGccttcttacagactgagcagctaaatggtctatttcctgtgtggattctcatgtgtcttTGTAAATGTGCACTGTCTGGAAAAGCTTTCTtgcagactgagcagctaaatgctTTCTCACCACTACCACATCTTGACTCACAGACAGGGACTTCATCATtattcagagagtttaaaccggactgaggttctctggtcttcttccaatcagcactgtcatcagtctcaggttcagaagagtctccgTTCTTGTCGTCACCGTCGGGTTGCGAAGGCGAACTGTCaatggctggttctggtcctccacagtcctctccattagcttctgttttcatctctacagtttgtctttgatgaagctgtgacaACTCAGGTCtcccttcatcatcttcactcttcacagggacaggagttaATGGGAATtgggtgatatcagcctcctccagtcCTTGAAGCTGCTCTGGGTCCTGACTGATCcagagttcctcctgttcctctttaatgtgtgggggctCTGTCTCTTCCTGGTCCAGACTGGAGCTCCACTCCTGCTGATGTTCTTCACCAACAATCACTTTCTGGACATCTGAAGGTAaagctgaaaacacaaacaaccATTAATGTGAATCTTAACAATAATTTGCTACTTAGCCAATTCCATTCATTCTTCTGGACGCAGGTTCATAATGACATCCTCTGATTTACCACGGGTCCCTAAAGTCTATCGTACATTACTGAGCACAACTCCCCCTCGCTGCTGAGTTTTTAGCCAAGAGCTTGTACACTTCCAGTCTGAAAGCCTCAACTCTGCTCTCCAGCTGTGCCCGTATGGCAGGTGAAATTGCCAAGCTAGAAGGTAGGACAACTTTGGCTGCACCAGATCAGAGCAGATGAGGCCCTTGACTTCATGTTAGCTACGGCAAATGCTATGACAAACGTCTTCCTCCATACCTGCCCTGTTCCGTGCCAGATGGTTTGCTAACACAGAGCCGTCAGAGAGGCAATCATCGGAAACTGGGGAGGCGATTGTCTACAGCCGAGCACTAGGGAAGCAAAAGTATGTCTTATAATAAGAATAATCTGTAGAATCCTTGATTACTAAAATAACCGATAGCTGCagccatacaataaaaaaaaaaaaagtcctactaGTATACTTGCTAGTGCTGATCATAAAGGGAACTGTTGGGTggtaggcatgggccggttaccggttttaaacgtacaatatgtaactttctgccgctaggggtctctcaaccaaaataaTGGATGGTAAACACAGAGTTTTGATGACATTGGGAAATTGTTGTgaaattatgggagttgtagtttttttttgtgttaaacaCCTTCGCTggttagaatgcatctgttcacggacgagtttacccattcaagtttattcacgttacgtttagtaacgtttattctaataaaatagctgcagtttccccaacataattaagTTTTCcttgatttgatttttattgttagctgaccagttagctagtgagccagcaagctaacattagccagcagctaaaacacaaaatatttcacATATCAATGTCACCTTTTTGATGGTTTCAACACCGGGACGGACGGGGTTTGTTGTgctactcaacgaggctgagagacaggtgtgggtggggattgccGGGGGAATCTCCGCGACGGCGAGGACGTTTGATAGCCGTTGTGCAACAGCAGAACATCTCCAAGCTGCCCGGAATGATCTCCtcttcacttttctgtaatcttaactattccttttggtgcttaacccacctgttgtcgggttaatttagctaaccGTAAAGCCAGCTAAACAtaaaggggggagaaattcggcagggaggacATTTTCAGCACAGACACTGGTAGCGCTAACGGAGACGTAGTAAGCTAGCTAACGTTTGGATGGCCACTGTTGTGACTCAGGTGCTGGGTCTGATCTGGTCTGTTTCCCTGTTCCCTGGTCTGTTAGCGTCGTAAGCACCAGGCACTGGAGTTAAGTGCTGGCCGGGGGGATTGCTGTAAGTGGCATGGCTTCTAGCTGACTGGGggctaacgttaactagctagtTATATATCCCGGGGCagttgtcagctctcatcccgagagctagctggctaaattagcattagattaatcgtctatctatacagctaatgttaacgttatTGGTGAACTCATTCGTGGGTTAGTCCAGTGCTGTTAaccatggtcaaaacaatcatactaaaaataactttgaGCATATTGAACGAtgttgtaaacctataacgttaTCCACCAAGCTTTAgcattaatgttagctacttgtcaactattattattattacatgtcatttagctgacgcttttatccaaagcgacttacaattgctattatttatatatatatatatatatatatatatatatatatatatatatatatatatatatgtgtgtgtgtgtgtgtgtgtgtgtgtgtgtgtcagagtttgcatgcctctggagcaactaggggttaagtgtcttgctcagggacacattggttgatgtatcgcagtgggaatcgaacccaggtctcccacaccaaaggcatgtgtcatatccactgcgccatcacctaCCCCCAACCGTACTGGtgtcaaccagcacattgtTGTAACTAGAGATGTGTATCggctctgatactgcctaaaacgccgGTATCggtaagtactggagtttatgcaccgatccgataacATGTAAtacagccctaaagaaaatctacgttaaagtagtttatttatgttctttttccgttataaccgactgtcaaactgcataataaaagaaagttctgtggcattcatgtttcacaaagagtttaatctgagccagactgacaacaaataatatcacatccatacatggatagtagtatacagttgttaaaacataataaaatatatgacacactggtatcggatcggtactctgtatcggccaatacgcaagttcaggtatcagaatcggtatcgggaagcaaaaaatggtatcgggccatctctagtt is a window encoding:
- the LOC116058582 gene encoding gastrula zinc finger protein XlCGF57.1-like isoform X5, translated to MDRHRKQLEVVLKPETKLRGEALPSDVQKVIVGEEHQQEWSSSLDQEETEPPHIKEEQEELWISQDPEQLQGLEEADITQFPLTPVPVKSEDDEGRPELSQLHQRQTVEMKTEANGEDCGGPEPAIDSSPSQPDGDDKNGDSSEPETDDSADWKKTREPQSGLNSLNNDEVPVCESRCGSGEKAFSCSVCKKAFPDSAHLQRHMRIHTGNRPFSCSVCKKAFTMSENLQAHMRIHTGERPFSCSVCKKAFIQGGHLQKHMRIHTGEKPFSCSVCKNTFTDRAHLQRHMRIHTGNRPFSCSVCRKAFTMRENLQAHMRIHTGERPFSCSVCKKAFTERGHLKAHMRTHTGEKPFSCPFCKKTFTMSGHLQQHMRIHTGERPFSCSVCKKAFTVSRTLHRHMRTHTEEKPFSSVKWSSSPENLSQV
- the LOC116058582 gene encoding zinc finger protein 583-like isoform X6, which codes for MDRHRKQLEVVLKPETKLRGEALPSDVQKVIVGEEHQQEWSSSLDQEETEPPHIKEEQEELWISQDPEQLQGLEEADITQFPLTPVPVKSEDDEGRPELSQLHQRQTVEMKTEANGEDCGGPEPAIDSSPSQPDGDDKNGDSSEPETDDSADWKKTREPQSGLNSLNNDEVPVCESRCGSGEKAFSCSVCKKAFPDSAHLQRHMRIHTGNRPFSCSVCKKAFTMSENLQAHMRIHTGERPFSCSVCKKAFIQGGHLQKHMRIHTGEKPFSCSVCKNTFTDRAHLQRHMRIHTGNRPFSCSVCRKAFTMRENLQAHMRIHTGERPFSCSVCKKAFTERGHLKAHMRTHTGEKPFSCPFCKKTFTMSGHLQQHMRIHTGERPFSCSVCKKAFTVSRTLHRHMRTHTEEKPFSSVKWSSSV